The proteins below are encoded in one region of Bremerella sp. P1:
- a CDS encoding 4'-phosphopantetheinyl transferase family protein: MIQLSTKPFPLPRPMRQLEIAQTELHLWRISLEEGLSGVDQLHKQLSEAEQVRASKFFRENQAQQYVVFHAALRDILARYLDVEPSEITYETGEFGKPNIIRGQAGQLSFNLTHSGELAVVAVSMGMEVGVDIERIRKVRSFASMLERCLSDAERKDLCAYQETDRFHQFLRFWTHKEAYLKTIGVGLRAPLDRVTLDLQAPESRKVVNHFDVFPQSPQVRLMELAPCEGFVGAVGSTHEDSPEIKTFGWVSGR, from the coding sequence ATGATTCAACTTTCCACGAAGCCGTTTCCACTGCCGCGTCCGATGCGACAGTTGGAGATCGCTCAAACGGAACTGCACCTGTGGCGGATTTCGCTTGAGGAAGGCCTGTCGGGCGTCGATCAATTGCACAAGCAGCTTTCTGAAGCCGAGCAGGTGCGGGCCTCGAAGTTCTTTCGCGAAAACCAAGCTCAGCAGTACGTCGTGTTTCATGCGGCCCTGCGGGACATTCTGGCCCGATACTTGGATGTCGAACCATCCGAAATCACTTACGAGACTGGCGAATTTGGTAAACCGAACATCATTCGCGGCCAGGCGGGTCAGCTGAGCTTCAATCTGACGCATTCGGGCGAACTGGCCGTCGTGGCGGTTTCGATGGGGATGGAAGTCGGCGTCGATATCGAGCGGATTCGCAAAGTTCGCAGCTTCGCTAGCATGCTTGAACGTTGTCTGTCGGACGCTGAGCGTAAGGACCTTTGTGCCTACCAGGAAACGGATCGATTCCACCAGTTTCTGCGGTTCTGGACCCATAAAGAGGCCTACTTAAAGACCATCGGGGTCGGCCTGCGAGCTCCGCTGGATCGTGTGACGCTCGATCTTCAGGCGCCTGAGTCCCGTAAGGTCGTGAACCATTTCGATGTCTTTCCACAATCTCCGCAGGTTCGTCTGATGGAGCTGGCACCGTGTGAAGGGTTTGTCGGGGCTGTCGGTTCCACTCACGAA